One region of Anaeromyxobacter paludicola genomic DNA includes:
- a CDS encoding aspartate kinase, whose protein sequence is MISVEKIGGTSMSKFEDVLANIMLREPERIYGRVYVVSAYAGVTNQLLEHKKTGEPGVYARFASGADFAEALGALTKRLEDLNAGLAPLGLDLGRANGFIETRMRELEGYLDSMRHVLGSGYVRRENVLLAAREMLAAIGEVHSAFNSVEILKAKGVRARLLDLSGFDDDEPLTIDERIHESFQGVDPREEVLVVTGYTKGVEGIMREFDRGYSEVTFSKVAVELKADEAVIHKEYHLSSADPEIVGPANTVVVGATNYDVADQLADVGMEAIHPKAAKPMELAGIAIRLKNTFEPEHPGTLITKDYVGEKARIEVIAGTTKVSALEIHDPSMVGTVGFDLGVMEIFRRHGVSYIVKTTNANSITHVVWEKAVTSAFVEELENRYELVTVVPAAVVCVIGSNMAIPGVLARATQVLAENQINVNAFSQSLRQVNMQFVIDRADYKKAVTALNRALCLRPVAG, encoded by the coding sequence ATGATCAGCGTCGAGAAGATCGGCGGCACCTCGATGTCGAAGTTCGAGGACGTGCTCGCGAACATCATGCTGCGGGAGCCCGAGCGGATCTACGGGCGGGTGTACGTCGTCTCGGCCTACGCCGGGGTGACGAACCAGCTGCTCGAGCACAAGAAGACCGGGGAGCCGGGCGTCTACGCCCGGTTCGCCTCCGGCGCCGACTTCGCCGAGGCCCTCGGCGCGCTCACGAAGAGGCTCGAGGACCTGAACGCCGGGCTCGCCCCGCTGGGGCTCGACCTCGGCCGGGCCAACGGCTTCATCGAGACCCGGATGCGCGAGCTCGAGGGCTACCTCGACTCGATGCGCCACGTGCTCGGGTCGGGCTACGTCCGGCGCGAGAACGTGCTCCTCGCGGCCCGCGAGATGCTGGCGGCCATCGGCGAGGTCCACAGCGCCTTCAACAGCGTCGAGATCCTGAAGGCCAAGGGCGTGCGGGCGCGCCTCCTCGACCTCTCCGGCTTCGACGACGACGAGCCGCTCACCATCGACGAGCGGATCCACGAGTCGTTCCAGGGGGTCGATCCGCGCGAGGAGGTGCTCGTCGTCACCGGCTACACCAAGGGCGTCGAGGGCATCATGCGGGAGTTCGACCGGGGCTACTCCGAGGTGACCTTCAGCAAGGTCGCGGTGGAGCTCAAGGCCGACGAGGCGGTGATCCACAAGGAGTACCACCTCTCCTCCGCCGACCCGGAGATCGTCGGCCCGGCCAACACCGTGGTGGTGGGCGCGACCAACTACGACGTCGCCGACCAGCTCGCCGACGTCGGCATGGAGGCGATCCACCCCAAGGCGGCGAAGCCGATGGAGCTCGCCGGCATCGCCATCCGGCTCAAGAACACCTTCGAGCCCGAGCACCCGGGCACGCTCATCACCAAGGACTACGTGGGCGAGAAGGCCCGCATCGAGGTGATCGCGGGCACCACCAAGGTGAGCGCGCTCGAGATCCACGATCCCTCGATGGTCGGCACGGTCGGCTTCGACCTCGGCGTCATGGAGATCTTCCGGCGCCACGGGGTCTCGTACATCGTCAAGACCACCAACGCGAACTCGATCACCCACGTGGTCTGGGAGAAGGCGGTCACCTCGGCCTTCGTGGAGGAGCTCGAGAACCGCTACGAGCTCGTCACGGTGGTGCCGGCGGCGGTGGTCTGCGTGATCGGCTCGAACATGGCCATCCCCGGCGTCCTCGCCCGCGCCACCCAGGTGCTGGCCGAGAACCAGATCAACGTGAACGCGTTCTCGCAGTCGCTGCGGCAGGTCAACATGCAGTTCGTCATCGACCGGGCCGACTACAAGAAGGCGGTCACCGCGCTCAACCGGGCGCTCTGCCTCCGGCCCGTCGCCGGCTGA
- a CDS encoding zinc-ribbon domain-containing protein — protein sequence MHIRCERCSTVYELDEKLVPAEGALVQCTRCEHVFTAMRPAGAEPAAPPAPASRPEPSPQPPPSAAAPARNGAIDESGEAPSSAEAAPEPAPEPLPEPPRLSTLEGSDDELAGPPRRAGPAPKAEGQGAPVPPWARPTSAGAAPGPSVPMSSAYRSSVQRMRSTRRGGGASLRWVGVALLVIALLALGAWAVHAFLGRQTDPGAATKRKEGHTLLLRDDPGSLAAAADAFAAASALDGNLFQAEADVALARVLELSDLSWEAARLQREYARDGAELAQLKSDRPAGWERREAELSARVKALTARYDDLREQGNRREASAKGILSSLVRDHPGDPAVLRALALYDALGGNREGAAQALARADAQKLSDPWLELARASANAGAKDAARRERGLTGLLDLSRAHPELLRARLLAARALVEAERRDDALRILSELVRSNPQHATAAALAQALVPPPSPPAPAAPAASAARPGPVEPPLATAARNPASPAR from the coding sequence TTGCACATCCGCTGCGAACGATGCTCCACCGTCTACGAGCTCGACGAAAAGCTCGTCCCGGCGGAGGGGGCCCTGGTGCAGTGCACGCGCTGCGAGCACGTGTTCACGGCGATGCGTCCGGCCGGCGCCGAGCCCGCCGCTCCGCCGGCGCCCGCCTCCCGCCCCGAGCCGAGCCCGCAGCCGCCCCCGTCCGCCGCAGCGCCAGCCAGGAATGGGGCGATCGACGAGTCCGGCGAGGCGCCCAGCTCCGCGGAGGCCGCTCCGGAGCCCGCGCCCGAGCCGCTCCCGGAGCCGCCCCGGCTCTCCACGCTGGAGGGCTCCGACGACGAGCTCGCGGGCCCTCCCCGTCGCGCCGGGCCCGCCCCGAAGGCGGAGGGGCAGGGCGCGCCGGTGCCGCCCTGGGCCCGGCCGACCTCGGCCGGCGCCGCGCCCGGCCCTTCCGTGCCGATGTCGAGCGCCTACCGCTCTTCCGTGCAGCGGATGCGCTCCACCCGCCGCGGCGGCGGCGCCTCGCTCCGCTGGGTCGGGGTGGCGCTCCTCGTCATCGCCCTGCTCGCGCTCGGCGCCTGGGCGGTGCACGCCTTCCTGGGCCGGCAGACCGACCCCGGCGCCGCGACGAAGCGGAAGGAGGGGCACACGCTGCTCCTCCGCGACGACCCCGGCAGCCTCGCCGCCGCCGCCGACGCCTTCGCCGCCGCCTCGGCGCTCGACGGCAACCTCTTCCAGGCCGAGGCCGACGTGGCGCTGGCGCGCGTCCTCGAGCTGTCGGATCTCTCCTGGGAGGCGGCCCGGCTGCAGCGGGAGTACGCCCGGGACGGCGCCGAGCTGGCGCAGCTCAAGTCCGACCGGCCGGCCGGCTGGGAGCGGCGCGAGGCGGAGCTCTCGGCCCGCGTGAAGGCGCTGACGGCCCGCTACGACGACCTGCGGGAGCAGGGGAACCGGCGCGAGGCCTCGGCCAAGGGGATCCTCTCCTCGCTGGTGCGCGACCACCCCGGCGATCCCGCCGTCTTGCGCGCGCTCGCCCTCTACGACGCCCTCGGCGGCAACCGCGAGGGCGCGGCGCAGGCCCTGGCCCGCGCCGACGCGCAGAAGCTCTCCGATCCCTGGCTCGAGCTGGCGCGCGCCAGCGCCAACGCCGGCGCGAAGGACGCCGCCCGGCGCGAGCGGGGGCTGACCGGCCTCCTGGACCTCTCCCGCGCCCACCCCGAGCTCCTCCGGGCCCGGCTCCTCGCCGCGCGCGCGCTCGTCGAGGCGGAGCGGCGCGACGACGCGCTGCGGATCCTGTCCGAGCTGGTCCGCTCCAACCCGCAGCACGCGACCGCCGCGGCGCTGGCGCAGGCGCTCGTGCCCCCGCCTTCTCCGCCAGCGCCGGCGGCGCCCGCCGCGTCGGCCGCCCGCCCGGGCCCGGTCGAGCCGCCGCTCGCGACCGCCGCGCGGAACCCCGCGTCTCCGGCGCGGTAG
- the lpdA gene encoding dihydrolipoyl dehydrogenase, producing the protein MDTKTFDAVVIGAGPGGYVAAIRLAQLGKKTALVEKESLGGVCLNWGCIPSKALIAVANLVDEMRGAADRGIIADQPRIDVEKLRAFKNEVVKKLVGGVGTLEKGNGVEVLRGAGRFVAPNAIEVKGEKGEWRVEAPAFIVATGARTIQIPGFEFDGKDVWSAREAVDLPEIPKHLVVIGGGIIGLELGSTYARLGSKVTVVEALPQLLTGIDPEAVRVVQKNLRQREVAVHVSAKAKGLDRGKDGLAVRIEVDGKEQAIPCDKVLVAVGMRPDASGLGLDAVGVKIGPKGFVEVNERYQTSVPSIYCVGDLSGPPLLAHKASKEGEIAAEAIAGKKSVRDWVAMPAAIFTEPEVASVGLSEEEARKAGYEPVVGKFGFGALGRAIAIDHTDGFVKVVGDKGSGLLLGATIVGPEASDLIAEAALALEMGAYLEDVALTVHAHPTLPEALMEACKAALGEAIHALNRPERPRKADARAAAQA; encoded by the coding sequence ATGGACACCAAGACCTTCGACGCGGTGGTGATCGGCGCAGGGCCGGGCGGCTACGTGGCCGCCATCCGGCTCGCCCAGCTCGGCAAGAAGACGGCGCTCGTGGAGAAGGAGTCGCTGGGGGGCGTCTGCCTGAACTGGGGGTGCATCCCGTCCAAGGCGCTCATCGCGGTCGCCAACCTGGTGGACGAGATGCGCGGCGCCGCCGATCGCGGCATCATCGCGGACCAGCCCCGGATCGACGTCGAGAAGCTGCGCGCCTTCAAGAACGAGGTGGTGAAGAAGCTCGTGGGCGGCGTCGGCACGCTCGAGAAGGGGAACGGCGTCGAGGTCCTCCGCGGCGCGGGGCGCTTCGTGGCGCCGAACGCCATCGAGGTGAAGGGCGAGAAGGGCGAGTGGCGCGTGGAGGCGCCGGCCTTCATCGTCGCCACCGGGGCCCGCACCATCCAGATCCCCGGGTTCGAGTTCGACGGCAAGGACGTCTGGAGCGCCCGCGAGGCGGTGGACCTCCCGGAGATCCCGAAGCACCTCGTGGTCATCGGCGGCGGCATCATCGGCCTCGAGCTCGGGAGCACCTACGCCCGGCTCGGCTCCAAGGTCACGGTGGTGGAGGCCCTCCCCCAGCTCCTCACCGGGATCGATCCCGAGGCGGTGCGGGTGGTGCAGAAGAACCTCCGCCAGCGCGAGGTCGCGGTCCACGTCTCGGCCAAGGCCAAGGGGCTCGACCGGGGCAAGGACGGGCTCGCGGTCCGCATCGAGGTGGACGGCAAGGAGCAGGCCATCCCCTGCGACAAGGTGCTGGTGGCGGTCGGGATGCGGCCGGACGCGTCCGGGCTCGGGCTCGACGCGGTCGGCGTGAAGATCGGGCCGAAGGGCTTCGTGGAGGTGAACGAGCGCTACCAGACGAGCGTGCCGTCCATCTACTGCGTCGGCGACCTCTCCGGCCCGCCGCTCCTCGCCCACAAGGCGTCGAAGGAGGGCGAGATCGCCGCCGAGGCGATCGCCGGCAAGAAGTCGGTGCGCGACTGGGTGGCCATGCCGGCCGCCATCTTCACCGAGCCGGAGGTCGCGAGCGTCGGGCTCTCCGAGGAGGAGGCCCGCAAGGCGGGCTACGAGCCGGTGGTCGGCAAGTTCGGCTTCGGCGCGCTCGGCCGCGCCATCGCCATCGACCACACCGACGGCTTCGTGAAGGTGGTGGGCGACAAGGGCTCGGGGCTGCTCCTCGGCGCGACCATCGTCGGCCCCGAGGCCTCCGACCTCATCGCCGAGGCGGCCCTGGCGCTCGAGATGGGCGCCTACCTCGAGGACGTCGCGCTCACCGTCCACGCGCACCCGACGCTGCCGGAGGCGCTCATGGAGGCCTGCAAGGCCGCGCTCGGCGAGGCCATCCACGCGCTCAACCGGCCGGAGCGGCCGCGCAAGGCCGACGCGCGGGCGGCGGCGCAGGCGTGA
- a CDS encoding thiamine pyrophosphate-dependent dehydrogenase E1 component subunit alpha: MGDPSPELGLFRVLDEEGRVVGPPPELAPERLLRLHRAMVLQRVLDERMLTLQREGRVSFYGACTGEEAACLASAAAAEPDDWIFPALRQSGAMLLRGFDLVTWLCQVFGNAGDALKGRQMPSHMSGREVNQVSWSSCIGSQLPQAVGAALAMKLRGDRRVALAYIGDGGTASADFHAAMNFAGVLEPPVVILCQNNHWAISTPTAAESGSATIAVKARAYGLPGARVDGNDALAVYAATRTAVERARDGGGPSFLELETYRIGAHSTSDDPRVYRDEAEVEVWRRRDPLARLGAYLRGRGLLDDAAAAALRVELEALVHRAVAEAEALPAPARETLLEDVYARPPWQLADQRRWLDPEPPGPARARESAGEGGRQAL; this comes from the coding sequence ATGGGCGACCCCTCGCCCGAGCTCGGCCTGTTCCGCGTCCTCGACGAGGAGGGGCGGGTGGTCGGGCCGCCGCCGGAGCTCGCGCCGGAGCGGCTCCTGCGGCTCCACCGCGCCATGGTGCTGCAGCGGGTCCTCGACGAGCGGATGCTCACGCTGCAGCGCGAGGGGCGGGTGAGCTTCTACGGCGCCTGCACCGGGGAGGAGGCGGCCTGCCTCGCCAGCGCCGCCGCCGCCGAGCCGGACGACTGGATCTTCCCGGCGCTGCGGCAGTCCGGGGCCATGCTCCTGCGCGGCTTCGACCTCGTCACCTGGCTGTGCCAGGTCTTCGGGAACGCGGGCGACGCGCTCAAGGGCCGGCAGATGCCCTCCCATATGTCCGGGCGGGAGGTGAACCAGGTCTCCTGGTCCTCCTGCATCGGCTCGCAGCTCCCCCAGGCCGTCGGCGCCGCGCTGGCGATGAAGCTCCGGGGGGACCGGCGGGTGGCGCTCGCGTACATCGGCGACGGCGGCACCGCCAGCGCCGACTTCCACGCCGCCATGAACTTCGCCGGGGTGCTCGAGCCGCCGGTCGTCATCCTCTGCCAGAACAACCACTGGGCCATCTCCACCCCCACCGCGGCCGAGTCGGGCTCCGCGACCATCGCCGTCAAGGCGCGGGCGTACGGGCTGCCGGGCGCGCGGGTGGACGGGAACGACGCGCTCGCGGTCTACGCCGCCACCCGGACCGCGGTGGAGCGGGCGCGGGACGGCGGCGGGCCGAGCTTCCTCGAGCTCGAGACCTACCGGATCGGGGCGCACTCCACCTCCGACGACCCGCGCGTCTACCGCGACGAGGCCGAGGTGGAGGTCTGGCGACGGCGCGACCCGCTGGCCCGGCTCGGCGCGTACCTGCGCGGGCGCGGCCTGCTCGACGACGCCGCCGCGGCGGCGCTCCGCGTCGAGCTCGAGGCCCTGGTGCACCGCGCCGTCGCCGAGGCGGAGGCGCTCCCGGCGCCCGCCCGCGAGACCCTCCTCGAGGACGTCTACGCGCGCCCGCCCTGGCAGCTCGCCGACCAGCGGCGGTGGCTCGACCCCGAGCCCCCCGGCCCGGCCCGGGCGCGCGAGAGCGCTGGCGAGGGCGGCCGTCAGGCGCTATGA
- the lipB gene encoding lipoyl(octanoyl) transferase LipB, which produces MRTLAVHKLGRVEYEDGLALMRRAGAAVAAGAPPGEDHLFLLEHPPVLTMGRSASQRNIVASRDWLASRGFEIHETDRGGDVTYHGPGQVVGYPILDLSDRPDVRRYVGDLEEAMIRTCADWGVEAGRHPEHRGCWVGTRKVGAVGVHLSRWITSHGFAFNAAPDLGHFQTIVPCGIADPRLGVTSLAAELEARGRAAPPLAEVEERLAHHLCALFGRARREAPPDVRTVAVVPVAPDGRVLLLRRTAERGGFWQPVTGRIEPGESAAAAAARELREETGAASEVAPLDYRHAFSVDPALLARPPEGLLLVEETAFAARLPDGFAWRLSAEHAEAGLFPLDEALRLLPWAGLRKAVRLALR; this is translated from the coding sequence GTGAGGACCCTCGCCGTCCACAAGCTCGGCCGCGTCGAGTACGAGGACGGGCTCGCGCTGATGCGCCGGGCCGGCGCCGCCGTGGCGGCCGGCGCGCCGCCCGGGGAGGACCACCTCTTCCTCCTCGAGCACCCGCCGGTCCTGACGATGGGCCGGAGCGCCAGCCAGCGGAACATCGTCGCCTCCCGCGACTGGCTCGCCTCGCGCGGCTTCGAGATCCACGAGACCGACCGCGGCGGCGACGTCACCTACCACGGGCCCGGGCAGGTGGTGGGGTACCCGATCCTCGACCTCTCGGATCGCCCCGACGTCCGCCGCTACGTGGGCGACCTCGAGGAGGCGATGATCCGGACCTGCGCCGACTGGGGCGTCGAGGCCGGCCGTCACCCGGAGCACCGCGGCTGCTGGGTAGGGACCCGCAAGGTCGGCGCCGTCGGCGTGCACCTGTCGCGCTGGATCACGAGCCACGGCTTCGCCTTCAACGCCGCGCCCGACCTCGGCCACTTCCAGACCATCGTCCCTTGCGGCATCGCCGACCCGCGGCTCGGGGTGACGAGCCTGGCGGCCGAGCTGGAGGCCCGCGGAAGGGCCGCCCCGCCGCTCGCGGAGGTGGAGGAGCGGCTGGCGCACCACCTCTGCGCGCTCTTCGGCCGGGCCCGGCGCGAGGCGCCGCCCGACGTCCGCACGGTGGCGGTGGTGCCCGTCGCGCCCGACGGCAGGGTGCTCCTGCTCCGCCGGACGGCCGAGCGCGGCGGGTTCTGGCAGCCGGTCACCGGCCGGATCGAGCCCGGCGAGTCGGCGGCCGCCGCCGCGGCGCGGGAGCTCCGGGAGGAGACCGGCGCCGCGAGCGAGGTCGCGCCGCTCGACTACCGGCACGCCTTCTCGGTCGATCCGGCGCTCCTGGCCCGGCCCCCGGAAGGCCTGCTGCTCGTCGAGGAGACCGCCTTCGCCGCCCGCCTGCCGGACGGGTTCGCCTGGCGGCTCTCGGCCGAGCACGCGGAGGCGGGGCTCTTCCCGCTCGACGAGGCGCTCCGGCTGCTCCCCTGGGCCGGGCTGCGCAAGGCGGTCCGCCTGGCCCTCCGGTAG
- a CDS encoding alpha-ketoacid dehydrogenase subunit beta codes for MPTMNVIQAVNDALRTEMRRDANVVVLGEDVGRFGGVFRATQGLHDEFGADRVIDTPLAEGGIIGTAVGMALYGLRPVPEIQFADFIFPAMDQLVNEVAKYRYRSGGQYACPMVIRSPYGGGIRGGHYHSQSPEAHFIHTAGLKVVVPSNPYDAKGLLISAIRDPDPVLFFEPKRVYRAAKGEVPEGEYEIPLGQARVTREGSQITVIAWGAMWHEADQAVREAAEAGLDCELLDLRSLQPLDVDAIERSVRKTGRAVIVHEAPRTCGFGAELSALIQERCFLSLEAPITRVTGFDTPFPYTLEAEYLPRAPRILRALREVAAF; via the coding sequence GTGCCCACGATGAACGTGATCCAGGCGGTGAACGACGCGCTGCGCACCGAGATGCGGCGCGACGCGAACGTGGTCGTGCTCGGCGAGGACGTGGGGCGGTTCGGGGGCGTCTTCCGCGCCACCCAGGGGCTGCACGACGAGTTCGGCGCGGACCGGGTGATCGACACCCCCCTCGCCGAGGGCGGCATCATCGGCACCGCGGTCGGGATGGCGCTCTACGGCCTGCGCCCGGTCCCCGAGATCCAGTTCGCCGACTTCATCTTCCCGGCGATGGACCAGCTGGTGAACGAGGTGGCGAAGTACCGGTACCGCTCCGGCGGCCAGTACGCCTGCCCCATGGTGATCCGCAGCCCCTACGGCGGCGGCATCCGCGGCGGCCACTACCACTCGCAGTCGCCCGAGGCCCACTTCATCCACACCGCCGGGCTGAAGGTGGTGGTGCCCTCGAACCCGTACGACGCCAAGGGGCTCCTCATCTCCGCCATCCGCGATCCGGACCCGGTGCTCTTCTTCGAGCCGAAGCGGGTCTACCGCGCGGCCAAGGGGGAGGTGCCCGAGGGCGAGTACGAGATCCCGCTCGGCCAGGCCCGGGTGACGCGCGAGGGCTCGCAGATCACCGTCATCGCCTGGGGCGCGATGTGGCACGAGGCCGACCAGGCGGTGCGCGAGGCGGCCGAGGCGGGCCTCGACTGCGAGCTCCTCGACCTCCGCTCGCTCCAGCCGCTCGACGTGGACGCCATCGAGCGATCGGTCAGGAAGACCGGGCGCGCGGTGATCGTCCACGAGGCGCCCCGGACCTGCGGCTTCGGCGCCGAGCTCTCGGCGCTCATCCAGGAGCGCTGCTTCCTCTCGCTCGAGGCGCCCATCACCCGGGTCACCGGCTTCGACACCCCCTTCCCGTACACGCTCGAGGCGGAGTACCTGCCGCGAGCCCCCCGCATCCTGCGCGCCCTGCGCGAGGTCGCCGCCTTCTAG
- a CDS encoding thiamine pyrophosphate-dependent dehydrogenase E1 component subunit alpha — protein MRREIHQNLVKRNGHGGQNGHAMPELPPFAQRPAPHRPEKEFPLETVLADDGSADLSRLHLPAERLVSLYRLMVLNRLLDERMIQLQRQGRIGFYIGSIGEEATVLGAAAAMADQDWIFPCYREHGAALLRGLPLQRFLCDLLGNSGDLMLGHQMPCHEAFAAGRFASISSPIATQIPQAVGAGWAARIKGDDMVPLVYFGEGATSANDFHTGLNFAGVRKVPVVFVCRNNGWAISVPRERQTAAVTFAEKALGYGMRGERVDGNDLLAVYEATRLARARAHAGEGPTLIECVTYRMEGHSTSDDPRAYRAPELVEPWRKKDPILRLKAHLAWRGLLSEADDAALREQAQAEILAAMREAEALPPKPPLESLFQGVYAEPLWQQREQLEELRAAVDADPRAARLREEG, from the coding sequence ATGCGGCGAGAGATCCACCAGAACCTCGTGAAGCGGAACGGGCACGGCGGCCAGAACGGCCACGCCATGCCGGAGCTCCCGCCGTTCGCCCAGCGCCCCGCGCCCCATCGGCCGGAGAAGGAGTTCCCGCTCGAGACCGTCCTCGCCGACGACGGGAGCGCCGACCTCTCGCGCTTGCACCTGCCGGCGGAGCGGCTCGTATCGCTCTACCGGCTCATGGTGCTGAACCGGCTCCTCGACGAGCGGATGATCCAGCTGCAGCGGCAGGGCCGGATCGGCTTCTACATCGGCTCCATCGGCGAGGAGGCGACGGTCCTCGGCGCGGCGGCGGCGATGGCCGACCAGGACTGGATCTTCCCCTGCTACCGCGAGCACGGCGCGGCGCTGCTGCGCGGCCTGCCGCTCCAGAGGTTCCTCTGCGACCTGCTCGGCAACTCGGGCGATCTCATGCTCGGCCACCAGATGCCGTGCCACGAGGCCTTCGCCGCCGGGCGCTTCGCCTCCATCAGCTCTCCCATCGCCACCCAGATCCCGCAGGCGGTCGGCGCCGGCTGGGCGGCCCGCATCAAGGGGGACGACATGGTGCCGCTCGTCTACTTCGGCGAGGGGGCCACGAGCGCCAACGACTTCCACACCGGGCTCAACTTCGCCGGCGTGCGGAAGGTCCCGGTGGTCTTCGTCTGCCGCAACAACGGCTGGGCCATCAGCGTGCCGCGCGAGCGGCAGACCGCCGCCGTCACCTTCGCCGAGAAGGCCCTCGGGTACGGCATGCGGGGCGAGCGGGTGGACGGGAACGACCTCCTCGCGGTGTACGAGGCGACCCGGCTCGCCCGGGCGCGCGCCCACGCCGGCGAGGGCCCCACCCTGATCGAGTGCGTCACCTACCGGATGGAGGGTCACTCCACGAGCGACGACCCCCGGGCCTACCGCGCGCCCGAGCTGGTCGAGCCGTGGCGGAAGAAGGACCCCATCCTGCGCCTCAAGGCGCACCTCGCCTGGCGCGGGCTCCTCTCCGAGGCCGACGACGCGGCGCTCCGGGAGCAGGCCCAGGCCGAGATCCTGGCCGCGATGCGGGAGGCCGAGGCGCTCCCGCCGAAGCCGCCGCTCGAGAGCCTCTTCCAGGGCGTCTACGCCGAGCCGCTCTGGCAGCAGCGCGAGCAGCTCGAGGAGCTGCGGGCGGCGGTGGACGCGGACCCGCGGGCCGCCCGGCTGCGCGAGGAGGGCTAG
- a CDS encoding dihydrolipoamide acetyltransferase family protein, which yields MAYQFILPDIGEGVVEAEIQQWFVKPGDPVREDQPLVEVMTDKATVTIPSPRRGRVTRLLWKEGDLAKVHQPLLEIEIEEAAGASAPEAGSAVPLAAPPQPSPPERGGSTAAPASPESPAVLPLSRAAAEGRGGAAHRALAAPAVRALARQLGVDLQSVPGTGPGGRVTKDDVSAARDGVDGRPAAAARPAAAPAGEGAPAAALRGAAPDDEVVPLRGLRRKIAEHMAVSKHTAAHFTFVEEVDVTELTRVKDRIAGAAREQGVKVTFLPFIVKAAVAALKKHPALNALVDEGRQEVRRKRTFHLGVAAATEQGLVVPVVRDADRRSLLDLAREIERLGADARGGKLRLEDLGGSSFTITSLGALGGLFATPIINHPEVAILGVHRIRPTPVARDGQVVIRDVMHVSLSFDHRIVDGHVGAAFAYTLIGYLEDPNLLFMELV from the coding sequence ATGGCCTACCAGTTCATCCTCCCCGACATCGGCGAGGGCGTGGTCGAGGCGGAGATCCAGCAGTGGTTCGTGAAGCCCGGCGATCCGGTCCGCGAGGACCAGCCGCTCGTCGAGGTCATGACCGACAAGGCCACCGTCACCATCCCGTCGCCGCGGCGGGGGAGGGTGACCCGGCTCCTCTGGAAGGAGGGCGACCTCGCCAAGGTGCACCAGCCGCTCCTGGAGATCGAGATCGAGGAGGCGGCGGGGGCGTCGGCGCCGGAGGCCGGCAGCGCGGTGCCCCTGGCCGCCCCTCCCCAGCCCTCCCCGCCCGAGCGGGGAGGGAGCACCGCAGCGCCCGCGTCGCCTGAATCGCCGGCGGTTCTCCCCCTCTCCCGCGCGGCGGCAGAGGGTCGGGGAGGGGCCGCGCACCGCGCCCTCGCCGCCCCGGCCGTACGCGCCCTGGCCCGCCAGCTCGGCGTGGACCTCCAGTCCGTCCCCGGCACCGGACCCGGCGGCCGCGTCACCAAGGACGACGTGAGCGCCGCCCGCGACGGCGTGGACGGGCGACCTGCCGCCGCGGCCCGCCCGGCCGCCGCGCCCGCCGGGGAGGGCGCGCCGGCGGCCGCGCTCCGCGGCGCCGCGCCGGACGACGAGGTGGTGCCGCTGCGCGGGCTGCGCCGGAAGATCGCCGAGCACATGGCGGTCTCGAAGCACACCGCCGCCCACTTCACCTTCGTCGAGGAGGTGGACGTCACCGAGCTCACCCGCGTGAAGGACCGGATCGCCGGCGCCGCGCGCGAGCAGGGGGTGAAGGTCACCTTCCTCCCGTTCATCGTGAAGGCGGCGGTGGCCGCGCTGAAGAAGCACCCCGCGCTCAACGCGCTCGTGGACGAGGGGCGCCAGGAGGTCCGGCGCAAGCGGACCTTCCACCTCGGCGTCGCCGCCGCGACCGAGCAGGGGCTGGTGGTCCCGGTGGTGCGCGACGCCGACCGGCGATCGCTCCTCGACCTCGCGCGAGAGATCGAGCGGCTCGGCGCCGACGCCCGCGGGGGGAAGCTCCGGCTCGAGGACCTCGGCGGCTCCTCCTTCACCATCACCAGCCTGGGCGCGCTGGGCGGGCTGTTCGCCACCCCGATCATCAACCACCCGGAGGTGGCGATCCTCGGCGTCCACCGCATCCGGCCCACGCCGGTGGCCCGCGACGGCCAGGTGGTGATCCGGGACGTGATGCACGTCTCCCTCTCCTTCGACCACCGGATCGTGGACGGGCACGTCGGCGCCGCCTTCGCCTACACGCTCATCGGCTACCTCGAGGACCCGAACCTGCTCTTCATGGAGCTGGTCTAG
- a CDS encoding ComEA family DNA-binding protein — protein MARRLALLLLALLTLAPAAARRVLFHPGRGRECAPEGRGAPPRGWVGCATDPGPRRGLSGREARLAGAPIDLDRATAEDLAGVPGLSARLAAAVVADREERGPFRSVDDLARVRGIGPARLARARPWLRAGAEGSPGNPRALSGGS, from the coding sequence GTGGCCCGCCGCCTCGCGCTCCTCCTGCTCGCGCTCCTGACGCTCGCGCCCGCCGCGGCGCGGCGCGTCCTCTTCCACCCCGGCCGCGGGCGGGAGTGCGCGCCGGAGGGGAGGGGAGCGCCGCCACGCGGCTGGGTCGGCTGCGCGACGGACCCCGGGCCGCGGCGCGGCCTCTCCGGGCGCGAGGCGCGCCTCGCCGGCGCCCCCATCGACCTCGACCGGGCCACCGCCGAGGACCTGGCCGGCGTGCCCGGCCTGAGCGCCCGGCTCGCCGCGGCGGTCGTCGCCGACCGGGAGGAGCGGGGGCCCTTCCGCTCGGTGGACGACCTCGCCCGGGTGCGCGGGATCGGGCCCGCGCGGCTGGCCCGGGCGAGGCCCTGGCTCCGCGCCGGAGCCGAGGGCTCGCCGGGGAATCCTCGGGCGCTTTCGGGGGGCTCGTGA